A DNA window from Bradyrhizobium barranii subsp. barranii contains the following coding sequences:
- a CDS encoding TIGR03808 family TAT-translocated repetitive protein, with protein sequence MDLNRRHLIGASTAGIAGALAMPADAARAAPLTSLLGRDATQYGVRPGSSEDQTRVLQRAIDEAARAQAPLALPPGIYRSGLLRLPNGAQLIGVRGATKLVFTGGASAIQSDGSDSIGLTGITFDGGGIPLPTRRGLIHVLGGRDVRITDCEITGSGGSGIWLEQVSGDISGNIFTNIAVTAVVSFDARGLSVSRNTIIGTNDNGIEILRTAIGDDGTLVTDNRIEDIKAGPGGSGQYGNAINAFRAGNVIVRGNRIRNCDYSAVRGNSASNIHISGNSVSDVREVALYSEFSFEAAIIANNTVGGAAVGVSVCNFNEGGRIAVVQGNIIRNLIPKRPIGTAPDDDAGVGIYIEADSSVTGNVIENAPSYGIVAGWGKYLRDVAITGNVIRKALAGVGVSVVSGAGTALVNNNMISETPRGAVVGLDHARAVTSDLSADGAQRFAQLMVGGNAVRR encoded by the coding sequence ATGGACCTCAATCGCCGTCATCTCATCGGAGCTTCGACCGCAGGCATCGCGGGCGCCCTCGCCATGCCGGCCGACGCCGCGCGCGCAGCGCCGCTGACATCCCTGCTCGGCCGCGATGCCACGCAATACGGCGTGCGGCCCGGCAGCAGCGAGGACCAGACCCGCGTGCTCCAGCGCGCCATCGACGAAGCTGCGCGGGCACAGGCGCCGCTGGCACTGCCACCCGGCATCTATCGCAGCGGATTGCTGCGGTTGCCGAATGGCGCCCAGCTGATCGGCGTGCGCGGCGCGACCAAGCTCGTCTTCACCGGCGGCGCTTCCGCGATCCAGAGCGACGGCTCGGACTCGATCGGCCTCACCGGCATCACCTTCGACGGCGGCGGCATTCCGCTTCCGACGCGGCGCGGACTGATCCACGTCCTCGGCGGGCGTGACGTCCGCATCACCGATTGCGAGATCACCGGCTCCGGCGGCAGCGGCATCTGGCTCGAGCAGGTGTCCGGCGACATCTCGGGCAACATCTTCACCAACATCGCGGTGACGGCAGTGGTTTCGTTCGACGCGAGAGGCCTCAGCGTCTCGCGCAACACCATCATCGGCACCAACGACAACGGCATCGAGATCCTGCGCACCGCAATCGGCGACGACGGCACGCTGGTCACTGACAACCGCATCGAGGACATCAAGGCGGGCCCCGGCGGCTCGGGCCAGTACGGCAACGCCATCAACGCGTTTCGCGCCGGCAACGTGATCGTGCGCGGCAATCGCATCAGGAACTGCGACTACTCGGCGGTGCGCGGCAATTCGGCCTCGAACATCCACATATCAGGCAACAGCGTCAGCGACGTGCGCGAGGTCGCGCTCTATTCGGAGTTTTCGTTCGAGGCCGCGATTATCGCCAACAACACGGTCGGTGGTGCCGCCGTCGGCGTCTCCGTCTGCAATTTCAACGAAGGCGGCCGCATCGCGGTGGTCCAGGGCAACATCATCCGCAATCTGATCCCGAAGCGGCCGATCGGCACCGCCCCGGACGACGATGCCGGTGTCGGCATCTACATCGAGGCTGACAGCTCTGTGACCGGCAATGTGATCGAGAACGCGCCGTCCTATGGCATCGTCGCCGGCTGGGGCAAATATCTGCGCGACGTCGCGATCACGGGCAATGTGATCCGCAAGGCGCTGGCCGGCGTCGGCGTCTCGGTGGTGTCCGGCGCAGGCACCGCGCTCGTCAACAACAACATGATCTCGGAAACCCCGCGCGGCGCCGTGGTTGGGCTCGATCACGCCCGTGCAGTGACGTCGGATCTGTCGGCCGACGGCGCACAGCGCTTCGCGCAGCTGATGGTCGGCGGCAATGCGGTGCGGCGGTAG